ACCGCATTGTATGCTCAGAGTGTCCTACCGAGTCACGCCAACGGGCTGAGTTCACAAGCTATCACCACCAGGCTATTTACAAGACACAAGGTTTTGGCCCGTTCAGAGCGGCAGGAGTACCAGAGGAGAAGATTACAATGGCAGAGAAACAAGGCCAGCCATCAGTGCTGAGTCAGTTTTCAGATCAATTAGCAACCGTCGTCGAGCGCGCCGCGCGCTCCATCGTTACCGTCGCAGCCAGACCGCGCCAGACCGCAACCGGCATTCTCTGGCAAGCCGGGCAAGAAACCATCATTCTCACTGCCGATCATGTCATCGAGCGCGAAGAAGATATTACCCTTACCCTGCCGGACAAGCGCGAAGCGAAGGCTCAGCTTATTGGCCGCGATCCCAGCACTGACCTGGCCGCGCTCCGGCTGAGCGGCGTGGAACTGGGCGCGGAGAACGTCGCCGCAGAAACCAGCGAAGGGCTGCGCGTCGGCCATCTCGTCCTGGCGATTGGGCGGCCATCATCAGACGGGCCGCGTGTTTCGTTTGGCGCGGTCAGCTCTATTGATGGCCCCCGGCGCTCCTACCAGGGCAGCGAGATCGAAGGCGTTATCTATGCCGATGTAACGCTCTATCCTGGCTTCTCAGGCGGGCCACTCGTCGATCTTTCAGGGCGCGTGGTCGGTCTGAATAGCTCGCAGCTTACCCGCCAGAACAGCAGCGCGCTTCCCGTCGTGACACTGCGCCGCGTGGCAAACACGCTGCTGACACATGGGCGTGTGCGGCGCGGATACCTTGGGGTCGGCACCCAGCAGGTGCCTTTCCCTGCCGCGCTCGCGCAAAAGGGCGGTATCACCCAGCAGACGGGCCTGTTGATCGTCGCCGTCGAGCCTGGCAGCCCGGCAGAGAAAGCAGGCTTGCTGATCGGCGATCTACTGGTTTCGCTGGGCGGCCAGCCGACAACGGATGGCGCGACCCTGCGCGCCCAGCTTGGGGCTGATCAACTGGGCCAGGCGCTCCAGGCGAAAATCTTCCGTGGTGGCGAGCCGCGCGACATCAATATCACTGTTACCGAACGGTCCTAGCTTTCACTATCCTCCAGGCGGATCGCCAGGAAGGAATCGCTTCTATGTCAACAGAACAAAACACTACCAACCCTCTCTCTGAGGAGCTTGCCAACCTGACCGAGTTGGTGCGCGCCAGCGTCGTGCAGGTGCATGAAGGGAGCCGAGGCATCGGGTCAGGCATCATCTGGCGTCTCGAAGCGCCCGATGCTGACGGCGAAGCCGACGCGACTATCATCACCAACGCCCACGTTGTACGCGCCGCTGGCGAAAAGACGCTCACATTGCAGCTTGCCGATAACCGCAAGATTCAGGGGACGCTTATCGCCGTCGATCCGGCGCACGATCTGGCTGCGCTGCGCGTGCATACCAGCAGCCTTCATCCGGCGCAGATCGGCGA
The sequence above is drawn from the Ktedonobacterales bacterium genome and encodes:
- a CDS encoding trypsin-like peptidase domain-containing protein; the protein is MAEKQGQPSVLSQFSDQLATVVERAARSIVTVAARPRQTATGILWQAGQETIILTADHVIEREEDITLTLPDKREAKAQLIGRDPSTDLAALRLSGVELGAENVAAETSEGLRVGHLVLAIGRPSSDGPRVSFGAVSSIDGPRRSYQGSEIEGVIYADVTLYPGFSGGPLVDLSGRVVGLNSSQLTRQNSSALPVVTLRRVANTLLTHGRVRRGYLGVGTQQVPFPAALAQKGGITQQTGLLIVAVEPGSPAEKAGLLIGDLLVSLGGQPTTDGATLRAQLGADQLGQALQAKIFRGGEPRDINITVTERS